A stretch of Camelina sativa cultivar DH55 chromosome 18, Cs, whole genome shotgun sequence DNA encodes these proteins:
- the LOC104760987 gene encoding pyridoxine/pyridoxamine 5'-phosphate oxidase 1, chloroplastic isoform X1, with translation MRNVMRRAMTFTFLLLQSPPPLPISPSPPLFSLSSSAALLSSSTQRFFNPSQGSRLRSASLRALCTKSIVPNMQDSGSPLSYLTQREAAEIDETLMGPLGFSVDQLMELAGLSVAASIAEVYKPEEYSRVLAICGPGNNGGDGLVAARHLHHFGYKPSICYPKRTAKSLYAGLVTQLESLSVPFVSVDDLPEDLSKDFDVIVDAMFGFSFHGAPRLPFDDLIRRLMSLQNYEQTLQKHPVIVSVDIPSGWHVEEGDHEGAGIKPDMLVSLTAPKLCAKRFCGPHHFLGGRFVPPSVSEKYKLELPSYPGTSMCVRIGRPPKVDISAMRVNYVSPELLEEKVETDPTVQFRKWFDEAVAAGLRETNAMALCTANKDKKPSSRMVLLKGFDENGFVWFTNYESKKGSELSENPCAALLFYWESLNRQVRIEGPVERIPESESENYFHSRPRGSQIGAIVSKQSSVVPGRHVLYDEYQELTKKYSDGSVIPKPKNWGGFRLKPNLFEFWQGQPSRLHDRLQYSLQDVNGDPAWKVHRLAP, from the exons ATGAGGAATGTGATGCGTAGAGCAATGACGTtcaccttcctcctcctccaatcACCACCGCCACTCCCaatttctccttctcctcctctattctctctctcctcttctgctgctcttttatcatcatcaacccAGCGCTTCTTCAATCCGAGCCAGGGCTCTCGTCTACGCTCCGCTTCGTTACGGGCTTTGTGTACCAAATCCATCGTACCAAACATGCAGGATTCAGGATCACCACTCTCTTATCTTACTCAGCGAGAAGCTGCTGAGATTGATGAGACCTTGATGGGTCCTCTTGGTTTCTCCGTTGATCAGCTCATG GAATTGGCTGGTCTTAGCGTCGCTGCTTCAATTGCTGag GTTTATAAACCGGAAGAATATAGTCGGGTTCTAGCAATCTGTGGTCCTGGAAACAATGGTGGTGATGGTCTGGTGGCGGCAAGGCATCTTCACCACTTTGGATACAAACCGTCTATCTGTTATCCTAAACGTACAGCCAAGTCACTTTATGCTGGACTGGTCACTCAG TTGGAGTCACTCTCAGTCCCTTTCGTCTCCGTTGATGATCTGCCGGAAGACTTGTCAAAGGACTTCGATGTTATTGTAGATGCAATGTTTGGGTTTTCATTTCATG GTGCTCCAAGGCTTCCTTTCGATGATCTCATCCGGAGATTGATGTCCTTGCAAAACTATGAGCAGACGCTCCAAAAACACCCAGTCATCGTCTCTGTAGATATTCCCTCTGGCTGGCACGTTGAAGAAGGAGACCATGAAGGTGCAGGAATTAAACCTGATATGTTG GTGTCTTTGACTGCCCCAAAATTATGTGCGAAGAGATTTTGTGGCCCTCATCACTTTTTAGGTGGGAGATTTGTACCACCTTCTGTTTCAGAAAAGTATAAGCTCGAGCTTCCTAGTTACCCTGGGACATCGATGTGTGTTAGAATTGGTAGACCTCCGAAAGTTGACATATCTGCTATGAGAGTGAACTATGTGTCTCCAGAATTGCTTGAGGAGAAGGTTGAAACTGATCCTACGGTACAG tTTCGTAAATGGTTTGATGAGGCAGTTGCGGCTGGATTGAGAGAAACAAATGCTATGGCTTTGTGCACAGCGAACAAAGACAAAAAACC ATCATCAAGAATGGTTTTACTAAAAGGATTTGATGAGAATGGATTTGTCTG GTTCACTAACTACGAAAGTAAAAAGGGTTCTGAACTATCAGAAAATCCTTGTGCCGCGCTTCTTTTCTACTGGGAAAGTTTGAATCGGCAG GTAAGGATTGAAGGACCAGTGGAGAGAATACCCGAGTCAGAATCCGAGAATTACTTTCATAGTCGTCCTAGAGGAAGTCAGATCGGAGCTATTGTTAGCAAACAG AGTTCTGTTGTACCTGGCAGGCATGTTCTATACGACGAGTATCAAGAACTGACGAAAAAATATTCAGATGG AAGTGTGATACCAAAGCCGAAAAACTGGGGAGGATTCAGACTTAAACCAAACCTTTTCGAGTTTTGGCAGGGACAGCCATCTCGTTTGCATGACAG GCTGCAGTATTCTCTGCAAGACGTAAACGGGGATCCTGCGTGGAAAGTTCATAGATTGGCTCCATGA
- the LOC104760987 gene encoding pyridoxine/pyridoxamine 5'-phosphate oxidase 1, chloroplastic isoform X2, which produces MRNVMRRAMTFTFLLLQSPPPLPISPSPPLFSLSSSAALLSSSTQRFFNPSQGSRLRSASLRALCTKSIVPNMQDSGSPLSYLTQREAAEIDETLMGPLGFSVDQLMELAGLSVAASIAEVYKPEEYSRVLAICGPGNNGGDGLVAARHLHHFGYKPSICYPKRTAKSLYAGLVTQLESLSVPFVSVDDLPEDLSKDFDVIVDAMFGFSFHGAPRLPFDDLIRRLMSLQNYEQTLQKHPVIVSVDIPSGWHVEEGDHEGAGIKPDMLVSLTAPKLCAKRFCGPHHFLGGRFVPPSVSEKYKLELPSYPGTSMCVRIGRPPKVDISAMRVNYVSPELLEEKVETDPTVQFRKWFDEAVAAGLRETNAMALCTANKDKKPSSRMVLLKGFDENGFVWFTNYESKKGSELSENPCAALLFYWESLNRQVRIEGPVERIPESESENYFHSRPRGSQIGAIVSKQSSVVPGRHVLYDEYQELTKKYSDGSVIPKPKNWGGFRLKPNLFEFWQGQPSRLHDRLQYSLQDVNGDPAWKVHRLAP; this is translated from the exons ATGAGGAATGTGATGCGTAGAGCAATGACGTtcaccttcctcctcctccaatcACCACCGCCACTCCCaatttctccttctcctcctctattctctctctcctcttctgctgctcttttatcatcatcaacccAGCGCTTCTTCAATCCGAGCCAGGGCTCTCGTCTACGCTCCGCTTCGTTACGGGCTTTGTGTACCAAATCCATCGTACCAAACATGCAGGATTCAGGATCACCACTCTCTTATCTTACTCAGCGAGAAGCTGCTGAGATTGATGAGACCTTGATGGGTCCTCTTGGTTTCTCCGTTGATCAGCTCATG GAATTGGCTGGTCTTAGCGTCGCTGCTTCAATTGCTGAG GTTTATAAACCGGAAGAATATAGTCGGGTTCTAGCAATCTGTGGTCCTGGAAACAATGGTGGTGATGGTCTGGTGGCGGCAAGGCATCTTCACCACTTTGGATACAAACCGTCTATCTGTTATCCTAAACGTACAGCCAAGTCACTTTATGCTGGACTGGTCACTCAG TTGGAGTCACTCTCAGTCCCTTTCGTCTCCGTTGATGATCTGCCGGAAGACTTGTCAAAGGACTTCGATGTTATTGTAGATGCAATGTTTGGGTTTTCATTTCATG GTGCTCCAAGGCTTCCTTTCGATGATCTCATCCGGAGATTGATGTCCTTGCAAAACTATGAGCAGACGCTCCAAAAACACCCAGTCATCGTCTCTGTAGATATTCCCTCTGGCTGGCACGTTGAAGAAGGAGACCATGAAGGTGCAGGAATTAAACCTGATATGTTG GTGTCTTTGACTGCCCCAAAATTATGTGCGAAGAGATTTTGTGGCCCTCATCACTTTTTAGGTGGGAGATTTGTACCACCTTCTGTTTCAGAAAAGTATAAGCTCGAGCTTCCTAGTTACCCTGGGACATCGATGTGTGTTAGAATTGGTAGACCTCCGAAAGTTGACATATCTGCTATGAGAGTGAACTATGTGTCTCCAGAATTGCTTGAGGAGAAGGTTGAAACTGATCCTACGGTACAG tTTCGTAAATGGTTTGATGAGGCAGTTGCGGCTGGATTGAGAGAAACAAATGCTATGGCTTTGTGCACAGCGAACAAAGACAAAAAACC ATCATCAAGAATGGTTTTACTAAAAGGATTTGATGAGAATGGATTTGTCTG GTTCACTAACTACGAAAGTAAAAAGGGTTCTGAACTATCAGAAAATCCTTGTGCCGCGCTTCTTTTCTACTGGGAAAGTTTGAATCGGCAG GTAAGGATTGAAGGACCAGTGGAGAGAATACCCGAGTCAGAATCCGAGAATTACTTTCATAGTCGTCCTAGAGGAAGTCAGATCGGAGCTATTGTTAGCAAACAG AGTTCTGTTGTACCTGGCAGGCATGTTCTATACGACGAGTATCAAGAACTGACGAAAAAATATTCAGATGG AAGTGTGATACCAAAGCCGAAAAACTGGGGAGGATTCAGACTTAAACCAAACCTTTTCGAGTTTTGGCAGGGACAGCCATCTCGTTTGCATGACAG GCTGCAGTATTCTCTGCAAGACGTAAACGGGGATCCTGCGTGGAAAGTTCATAGATTGGCTCCATGA
- the LOC104760988 gene encoding transport inhibitor response 1-like protein, which translates to MTQDRSEMSEDDDDQQSPPLDLRSAAIAKPSSSSSSSSFVVVVVDSTPNKSRNCISSSSSGSLTSQPFPDHVLENVLENVLQFLDSRCDRNAASLVCKSWWRVEASTRSEVFIGNCYALSPARLTQRFKRVSSLVLKGKPRFADFNLMPPDWGANFAPWVSTMAKAYPWLEKVDLKRMFVTDDDLALLADSFPGFKELILVCCEGFGTSGIAIVANKCRKLKVLDLIESEVNDDEVDWISCFPEDVTCLESLAFDCVEAPINFKALECLVARSPFLKKLRLNRFVSLVELHRLLLGAPQLTSLGTGSFSHDEEPLSEQEPDYAAAFRACKSVVCLSGFRELMPEYLPAIYPVCANLTSLNFSYANISPDMFKPIIQNCHKLQVFWALDSICDEGLQAVAETCKELRELRIFPFDPREDSEGPVSEVGLQAISEGCRKLESILYFCQRMTNAAVIAMSENCPELTVFRLCIMGRHRPDHVTGKPMDEGFGAIVKNCKKLTRLAVSGLLTDQAFRYMGEYGKLVRTLSVAFAGDSDMALRHVLEGCPRLQKLEIRDSPFGDAALRSGMHRYYNMRFVWMSACSLSRGCCKDIASAMPNLVVEVIGSDDDDENRDYVETLYMYRSLDGPRKDAPKFVAIL; encoded by the exons aTGACACAAGATCGCTCAGAAATGTCTGAGGACGATGATGACCAACAATCTCCACCGTTGGATCTACGCTCTGCCGCCATAGCTAaaccttcctcttcctcttcctcttcctccttcgtcgtcgtcgtcgtcgattCAACTCCAAACAAATCTCGTAACtgtatctcctcctcctcctctggtTCCTTAACTTCACAGCCTTTCCCTGACCATGTACTCGAGAACGTCCTCGAGAACGTGCTTCAGTTCCTAGATTCGAGATGTGACCGTAACGCTGCTTCTCTCGTTTGCAAATCTTGGTGGCGTGTCGAAGCTTCGACTCGATCTGAGGTTTTTATTGGGAACTGTTACGCTCTCTCTCCCGCGAGGTTGACTCAAAGGTTCAAGCGTGTTAGTTCTCTTGTGCTTAAAGGGAAACCTAGGTTTGCTGATTTCAATCTCATGCCTCCTGATTGGGGTGCTAATTTTGCTCCTTGGGTTTCTACTATGGCTAAAGCTTATCCTTGGCTTGAGAAGGTTGATTTGAAGAGGATGTTTGTTACTGATGATGATTTAGCTCTTCTTGCTGACTCCTTTCCTGGTTTTAAAGAGCTTATCTTGGTTTGCTGTGAAGGTTTTGGTACTAGTGGTATTGCTATTGTTGCCAATAAGTGCAG AAAGCTGAAAGTGCTTGATTTGATTGAGTCTGAGGTCAATGACGATGAAGTGGATTGGATTTCTTGTTTCCCTGAGGATGTTACTTGTTTGGAGTCTTTAGCTTTTGACTGTGTGGAAGCCCCAATCAATTTTAAGGCGCTTGAGTGTCTTGTTGCTAGGTCACCTTTCTTGAAGAAACTTAGGCTGAACAGGTTTGTGTCCCTTGTGGAGCTTCATCGCCTGCTACTTGGAGCTCCGCAGCTCACTAGTCTTGGGACTGGCTCATTTAGCCATGATGAGGAACCTCTGAGTGAGCAAGAACCAGATTATGCAGCTGCATTTCGTGCCTGTAAATCTGTTGTTTGCTTGTCAGGATTCAGGGAGTTAATGCCTGAGTACCTTCCAGCTATATATCCGGTGTGCGCTAACCTCACCTCCCTGAACTTCAGTTATGCTAATATTTCTCCTGACATGTTTAAGCCCATCATACAAAATTGCCACAAACTCCAGGTTTTCTGG GCTCTTGATTCTATATGTGATGAAGGACTACAGGCAGTTGCTGAAACTTGCAAGGAACTCCGTGAACTCAGGATCTTCCCTTTTGATCCTCGGGAAGACAGTGAAGGTCCTGTCTCTGAAGTAGGCCTCCAAGCGATCTCTGAGGGTTGTAGGAAACTAGAATCTATTCTCTACTTTTGCCAGCGCATGACTAATGCTGCCGTGATAGCCATGTCAGAGAACTGTCCTGAGCTTACTGTGTTTAGGCTTTGCATAATGGGTCGACATAGGCCTGACCATGTGACAGGGAAGCCTATGGACGAGGGATTTGGTGCCATTGTTAAAAACTGCAAGAAGCTAACTCGGCTTGCAGTGTCCGGGTTGCTTACAGATCAAGCTTTTAGGTATATGGGTGAGTATGGGAAATTGGTCCGTACTCTGTCAGTAGCTTTTGCAGGAGACAGTGACATGGCTCTGAGACATGTCCTTGAAGGTTGTCCTAGACTGCAAAAACTTGAGATAAGGGACAGTCCATTTGGGGATGCTGCGCTACGTTCTGGTATGCATCGATATTACAACATGAGGTTTGTTTGGATGTCAGCATGTAGCTTGTCAAGGGGATGCTGCAAGGATATTGCAAGTGCAATGCCGAATCTAGTTGTGGAAGTGATTGggtcagatgatgatgatgagaatagGGATTATGTCGAGACTTTATACATGTATAGGTCGCTTGATGGTCCAAGGAAAGATGCACCAAAGTTTGTCGCAATTTTATAG